Within Cellulophaga sp. L1A9, the genomic segment TGTGTTGTGCTACTTTATTTAACTCCCCGAATTTCATTCCAAAACGAATATCAGGTTTGTCATTACCATAGGTGCGCATCGCATCATCATACTTCATTCTAGGAAAGCTTTCTATTTCAAATCCTTTCACTTCTTTTAAAAGGTATTTCGTGAGATTTTCAAAAACATTTAGAATGTCTTCTTGCTCTACAAAGGCCATTTCACAATCTATTTGTGTAAACTCTGGCTGTCTATCTGCTCTTAAATCTTCGTCTCTAAAGCATTTTACAATCTGGAAATATTTATCCATTCCACCAACCATAAGCAATTGCTTAAAAGTTTGTGGAGATTGTGGTAAAGCATAAAATTGCCCTTCATTCATTCTACTAGGAACCACAAAATCACGAGCTCCTTCTGGGGTAGATTTTATTAAATACGGGGTCTCTACCTCAATGAAACCTTCATCGGATAAAAACTTACGCACTTCCATAGCAACTTTATGTCTGAAAATTAAGTTGTTCTTTACTGGATTTCTTCGGATGTCTAAGTAGCGATATTTCATTCGAATATCTTCACCACCATCGGTTTTATCTTCTATTGTAAAAGGAGGAACTAAGGCTTTGTTTAAAACCGTTAATTCTTTGACTAAAACTTCTATATCTCCTGTAAGGATATTCGGATTTTTTGAAGCACGTTCAATTACCGTTCCTTTGATCTGAATAACAAATTCTCTTCCAAGTGATCTTGCTTGTTCTAATAATACTTCAGAAGTACGTTCTTCATCAAAAATTAATTGCGTAATGCCGTAGCGATCGCGCAAATCTGCCCAGATTACAAATCCTTTATCTCGTACTTTTTGTACCCAACCAGATAAAACAACTTCTTGATTATTGTTTGCAGCTCTTAATTCACCACAATTATGACTCCTGTACATGCCTAATTATTTTGGTGGCAAATTTAGTAAGTATCTTCTATTTAATGCTAATTAATTAGTACTCATTTATAAGTATTTTATCTGAAATGAGGAATGTGATACTTGTTTCTTCCTTGAAAAACAAGTATTTACGCACTCAATGTAAAGTTAATGTTAATTAAATGCGTATTTAAGGTAAAATATTTGTATA encodes:
- the aspS gene encoding aspartate--tRNA ligase encodes the protein MYRSHNCGELRAANNNQEVVLSGWVQKVRDKGFVIWADLRDRYGITQLIFDEERTSEVLLEQARSLGREFVIQIKGTVIERASKNPNILTGDIEVLVKELTVLNKALVPPFTIEDKTDGGEDIRMKYRYLDIRRNPVKNNLIFRHKVAMEVRKFLSDEGFIEVETPYLIKSTPEGARDFVVPSRMNEGQFYALPQSPQTFKQLLMVGGMDKYFQIVKCFRDEDLRADRQPEFTQIDCEMAFVEQEDILNVFENLTKYLLKEVKGFEIESFPRMKYDDAMRTYGNDKPDIRFGMKFGELNKVAQHKEFGVFNDAELVVGIAVPGAATYTRKEIDALIDWVRRPQVGAKGMVYAKYNEDGSFKSSVDKFYDQEDLAKWAEVTGALPGDLICVLSGDANKTRAQLSALRMELAERLGLRNPEEFAPLWVVDFPLLELDEETGHYHAMHHPFTSPKPGQLELLDSDPGAVKANAYDLVLNGNEIGGGSIRIHDKEMQATMFKHLGFTPEEAKAQFGFLMDAFQYGAPPHGGLAFGLDRLVAILGGQETIRDFIAFPKNNSGRDVMIDAPAKIDNVQLKELHLKLDLKA